The Ailuropoda melanoleuca isolate Jingjing chromosome 4, ASM200744v2, whole genome shotgun sequence region TGACaccttaatgaaaaaaagaatacaggacTGTATATATAAGTagaaatgtataagaaaaaataaaaaaggatccAAAACTGTAAAATGATTTACCAacataaaggaatattttttaagaatcacgcaaacacacacacacacccaaaggggggaaaagaatcCAACGCACAAAAATAATTAGGAACTCAGAACTCaatgtactttattttaattattgtattgtatttaaattttgttagttaacatatactgcaatattggtttctggagtagaattcagtgtttcatcacttacatacaaacCCTGGTGCCattcacaagtgccctccttgatccccatcccccatctacccatcccccacccacgtCCCTcgagcaaccctcagtttgttccctatcaGAACTTAATGTACTTTAAAATCTATATAATAAATGTGGGTAATCAAATCCTTTCGATTATAGCCCAAGGATATACACTGCTACCTACCCAAGTAAAAGTTGATCTTTTGGATCCTGAGACACATACACAAAATCCCTAGGTGAAAAACAGAGGGGTTAGCTCCaggaatgaaataaagaaactgaggcaattTATTTGAACATGTACCTTACCTCAAATATGCCTTCGGCTTATAACCCATGGCCAGAGCTTTTTCCTCTGCCATAATCAGCATTGCAGACGCACCATCAGTCTGAAATGTTAAGAACAATAATGTTAAATTCTTCAGCCCTTCTGGAAGTCTCTGTATGTCTTCTATGTAGGGTTCCTGAATCTCCCAACTAATTAAACTTACACAGAGATTTTATGTAACagaactttttccattttatccatCATTAATTCACAATTCAAACACACACTGACTCATTTTTCAAGGAAGAGGGTAGAAGAACCTGTTCAAAAGCACCACAATTATCAAAATGGACGAAGAGAATAGGTAACTTTAGGAATATGTATTCGTAAAAAACTTAGGCCAAAAGATTTGTGCTTTTGGCACAGAATATAAGAAGCTTTGTGAATTAAAACAATCTctcatttacttacttatttttacattttatggacTGTTTCTGAGCTGCCTCCTGCCTGTGGAAGGAAACACAGGCTTCGAGGTGATATGGAAGAAGAAACAGGGAGGCAGCTGCGAACATCAGAACCATGGTCTTCCCTCCTTGGACACACCCCATATGCTTTTTCCCAACTGACGATCAAGAAGTTCAGAGATAAAGAGCTACCactgaaaaaaaaccctttaCCATGACTTCGAAAGagctcaaaaacaacaacaacaaaaaaacccccaaaaaacccaaaatccaaAATTCACTACTTAAGAGTTTGTAATATCAAAACAATTTCTACCACATTCtacaatatttttataactcAGTAACCCTGAAGAGACTAAGGAGCTACCACCAACAGAGGGGCCATAAAGCTTGGAAACATAGAGGACTATATACAATAAATGGTTTAGGGACATTTCCTTACGATAATGTGCCGCTGTGCCAAGCTGCAATGAATGTGGTGCATGAACACATTTCCTAAAACCCACGTATCCGTGATGTGCTGCCTCTGATGATGTGTTTCTGACTTTCACTGAATAAACCTGCACCTTTAGCATACCCCAGAAGTAATGAGGGGAGTCAGATCCGGCAAGAGTAGAGCCCACCCCGTACAGCCCTATCATTCAATTTGGTTTTGGAAATGATTATCTACTCAGTCCGTCACCACTCAGGCttaacggggtggggggggcgtgCACCCTCCTGCTGGAACCACTCCAAGAGTGGGTATTAAGTAGTCACTTAACAAAGTCAAATATGTCAACATGTGCCCATGTTTCCAGACTTTGTGTCCAGGTAGGGAAGATATATTGTAAAAGACACACTGACCAGCTGGACTGTATCTAGAAGACTACACCCCAAGGTAGGAGAAGAGAAATCACATCCTATAAGCAGAAACAGAATCCATAGGGATGTTTAATTAAGGAGGAGTCGAAAAAACAAGGAAGGATATGAAGCTATACGCTGATTAGCAAAACGACAACGACAAAAAATGAGGGTAGATATATGTATTCCATATGTTCATAAGAAAATGCTTATAGAAACTGCTTATAGGAAAGTAACATGGGGGCCAGTAGaaagcatcattttcttttctttttttatttgagagagacagacagaagacACACACAAACGCATCCGAGCAcaggtgggaggggtagagggagaggaagagacagaatctcaagcagactctgtgatgagcacagagcctgacgcaggacttgatcccatgaccccgagatcaggatctaagccaaaaccaagagtcagacgcttaaccaactgtgcccccTAGGTGCCCTGAAAGCATCATTTTCTAACAATCAGAGCTAGAAGAGGTATCTTGTCACTCTCTCTGCCTACTTTCCACGTCTTATATAACTCCTCAAATTCATATCCTATGTTCTAATCAAGCTTTTCCCAAAAGAAACCCTTGCTCTCATACCTCCTTGCCATTCCCTTTGCCTAAAATGCATTTATTGAATTCCTGAATTGGCTTGTACCCTCCCTTCAGGATTTGCAGCTCACCTGCCACCTCCTCCGAGGAGCCTCTCAAACGCCTCCTGTCCGTGTCTTCTCCGTGAGCCTATGCTCGCAGCCACCACCGCACCTTCTCGCTCCATTACAATCACTGGCCTTTCTAACCCCGCTGCCTGGCACAGCTGATCAGTTTTCTGACTGGTTAAACGCCTGAACAGAATAGCTTTTTGTATCAGAATGGAGGCTGGATCAGGTGACTCCAAAGGCCTTAAAACtaggattctatttttttaaatgattccattttaatatttttctaatgaattaaCTGTATTTTTACCCCTCTATTCATGATGCATACAAATAGATTTACTGTGGATTTTTCTGTTGAGAGCCCAAAAGTACGAGTCACTAGGACACATATCACACACAGTTACCAGGAAAGAAGAATTTGCAGCTGTCACTGTGCCATAGGGCTTGATGAATGCAGGTTTTAGTTTGGCCATCTGCTCCAGAGAAGAAGGACGAATGCCATTATCTTTGGTGACTGTATCTTTTCCTATAAAAACATGAGCTTTTTAACTCCTTATGTATCTTCGATAGAGTAATATGTTCTAAAAACTAcgacaaataaaatgcaaaccacacctacttattaaaaagaaagtctcttaCAGTCATCAAGATATTatcaaatttaaaactatattttttttttttagattttattctttttaagtattctctatgcccaacatggggctcgaacctacagccccaagatcaagagtcacatgctctaccaactgagccagctaggtgcccctaaaCTATACTCTTAAGACACCtgggaaataatctaaatgttcTAACAAAAGAAGGACACCCTACTTATGATATTCATTCATATTTGGCAATTTTATACAGAAATCATATGaatgaagagtttttaaaacagGGATATACATAAGAACTAAAATATAGCAGGAAGACCTCAAAGCAGACTCTTAGAAAAACCTCTCTTTTTGAAATGTTAACCTATTGTTACAACATAAACTGAAACTTGAGTCCATGTTTAAGAGTGACTATTCTGGAAACAGAACCAATATACTTACTGAAAAGTCATTTGGGGCTTTTGGAGTTTTAGAAGCAATTCAGAACTCCCTAACAAGTGGCACAAAGCATTCTTTACAAAGTTGAGCAAACCATTTTACCTGGTACTTTGAAGGGCACAACATCAGACAGGAGTCCTTCATCCTGCGCCTTCTTGGCCAGGCTGTGTGAGCGCAGGGCATACTCATCCTGGTCCTGTCGAGAAACAGCGAAGGCGGCGGCCAGCCGGTCTGCAGAGTGGCCCATAGTCTCACTAGTGGAGAACTCAGCCACTGCAGGGAGCTGGGAAAGGAGCCACACAGGATCAGGTATGCTGTCAACAGGTGTTCTACCGCACCTCGGGTTATCTGGGGAAGTCAATCAAGACCAAGATGGGAGAAGCTTTCTGTAAGCAGGGCATCTCCGAGGAGGGCtcacaaattcaaattttctgaccataatctttttttttttttttccatcttgagCAAATAATGACCCCTTCCCTGTAATTAACAGAATCAGCAACTACTAGAGCATAACTGACCCTTGCTGTCTTACCTAATTCTACATCTTTGTAGTGGGATGCTCTGAAAAAACACAGGTCTTTTATAGGAGTTCACAATCTTACCTCAGGTGCTAGGAAATTCAGTCTGAATTTCGAGAATAAAGACAGTCGCTGACCCAGAGTCTTGGCCTTATTGAGCTCAAgcatcattttcctcattttccttgaaTGACGAATGGGGACATCAGACATTAACTCTACACCACCGGCCACAATCACATCAGACTGCCCAGAAGCAATCAAGCCAATACCTACAGGGCACAGGCAACACGTATATGaacattttttgcagaaattaacaGACCACTGATAATTTAAGCTTCTTCATTAAAAAACTGTATGACGGTCATCTGTAATTaagcttttcatcttttttttaaaaaagattttatttattttagagagagtgagcgagcatgagcaggggagaagaaagggcaggggagagaaaaacagactctcaagcagactccccactgagcatggagcctgacatggcgctcgatcccataacccgaagatcattacctgagttgaaaccaagagttggaagcttaactgactgagctacccaggcgccctgcttctcatcttttcaaagagactgagataatttttttgaatGAGTAAAACTATATTCAATGaactaaagaaaaacaagtttcatTAGGCCATATGGACATGAGCTTCTGGAAATATCCATTGGACCAACTCTCAAACAAATCATATTCTATACCAAAACattcttaagattttataaaCTCCCAGCTTCagttttcagaaagattttttccccctacaatgGGAATTTCTGCTATAAGCTTGAGAAAGTCTGCCTTTCGAAGCTGTGAGGCAGCCCTCCATCATCTTTATGACCACTGGCAAGTATTCTGTTCCTTTATCTATGAGTTGTCACATGCTTCATAGAACAGTGAATGCCCCCACTCACTGCATTTGGCATCATTCTCTGCCACTCATGAGGCGGGCTGCCCTAGCTGGCCTTCATGTTATTAAGAGAGCACACGATTATGACATCTTTCAGGTTTCCTGAATTTTCACAAGAAGGACCGATGCTACAAAATGTCCCACGATTTTGCTAAGGTCTGTTAGGAGAATCTGCAACTAATTACAAAAATGCCAcgggtggggagaaaggagaagagctgTATTACAGCAGTGATTCATCACTAGGGCCGCAATCCTCACAGGGGAGTATGACATTAGAATCACCTAACTTTAAAACCTAGCAGGTTATAAATTATTCATGCCTCAAAGCACCCTCCTAGAGACATACTTTTCTAGCTGATAATCCCTGCTGTGGCCAGCCACATCACTGATGGAGAAACTACATGAATGGCCATGTCCCTCAggtacaaagagaaagaaaaaggttgagaacttctgtcaaaaataaaaaatgttaaatgtgaccttatttttttaaaaagacacgaATTTAGAAATCTTTGCTAATCACTGACTTCTGTTAAGAGTACTtctttatggggtgcctgggtggcacagttaggTGTCCActcttgggtttcagctcaggttgtgatctcagggtcttgggatcgggccctgcgctcagcgtggagtctgcttgagactctctctccctctctctctgcccctacccgccacgtgctctctgtctctctctctccaaaataagtaaaataaatcttaaaaaaaacactcaagAAGAATTAACCTGTACCTTCTGTTTTCAAGTGAACACACCTGTGGTCATGGCTTGGTTGGCAGAGATGCAGGCCATGGTGACGGTGTGAGCAGGAGTCTTGTCAGAGAAGCCAGCTCCGAGGGCAGCCTTCAGGAAATACACAAATGAAATGGTCACTTCTAAAGAAAGTACTACCTGGAATTGACGCTTTGAGCACCACTTCTCTCTGTGGTGAATCAGGAAACCCTTTTGAAGTTAATATTCTAGagtaatatttagaataaaattaaggCCATCACAGAAATGGCTTACTCATTTTTCATCTAGCCATTAACTGACAAACACTGCAAAATTCTTGAGAGCTGGTGTCTAGTGTGGTAAACAGGCTACAACACCCTTCTATGTCACCTAATTTCTTAGCCAAGCTTTGTTCCAAGCCTTCAAGGATGTCAATATATAATCTGACTTTAAGTTTTCAAATAAAGTAAACCTGTTAAAATACAGCTGATGAAATGATGAAACATATAGTGGAGTAGAATCCTCATAAACTCTGTTCCTACAGTCGAAAGGGTTAGTGGCAAAGCACAAGTCATCAAACCAGAAGGTGAAAGTGATTTCTGAAGTACCGACCACTCATAAACAGAATTCCCACTCaggtccctccctgctctctgctcattCCTCTTACTGTCAGTTGGTCTATCTCAGCAACCAACTCATACTCCACGTACCACACTGTAGTGCCAACACAAAGTCAAACTCGAAAACTTGCCAATACACAGGAGTTCAAGCTGATGAAAGAAACTTTGCAAAACTGCCTGAGCCCCAAGTGACACTCTGACAAACAAGGGTGAGACCAGGTAAAcaactggaaaaagagaaagctgtCCAGCATGATGACGTAACAGGTGCTTCAGAAGAGAATAATTTGATGGGTCTTGACAAGTACCGAGAAGCTTCATTAATCTTGCAAAATGGCCTCTATCATGATGGCACAGTATGAGTCATACATGAAATGAGGACATCTATTACTTCATTGTGCTATTAATTGGGGAAATTATGCtgctaaaaaaatatatcaatgtctgattccatttctgcatatgtaaaaaattaatggatagctagaatatttttataatattaaagttacactttaaaaataatgctctCACTGTCCCCCGACCAACCACCACCACTATTTACCATGAGATCTGGGTTCCCATTAGAGGAACGGCCCTTTTCTGAAACTATTTAACTAGCCTCAGAATACAAGATCTCCTATAATCtgctaaaataaacatgtttctaAAGTCTGGATTAAGGAAGCtccgtatttctttttttttaagattttattatttatttgagagagacagagagcacacgcaggggaggggcagagggagagggagacccgctgagcagggagtctgatataggctccatcccaggaccctgagatcatgacctgggctaaagtcagacaaccaactgagccacccaggcacctgaggcTCCATGTTTCTTCACTGATTTTTACTATTATACTTACATGCCCTATATACCATCATCTGTAGAAATACAAGTGTGTCACAGTAGTGCATATGCAACATAACCTTATTCTGGTCTTTCTAGGTAGGCTTGATACTAAGTGCCCCACCTACTTTGCTGAAAACTACTCTGGCACTGGCAATCAGCCTCTCAATTTAGACCAAATTCAAAAGGAACAAAGCAGCAAATCTCCAGGGGGCAGAACAGGACAACACACCAGTGGGGCAAGTGGAAAGGGCGCTGAGGTCGCTATGGCCTCATCCTCACAAGGTCCTTTCTAGCATGTGTTACACCCTTGGCCCCAGTTGGCTCTCAGGactgaaagagctttaaataGAAGTGGTTTCTGGTGAACCTTGTCCACACACTTCTATTTAAAGCTTGAACAGCTCTCAAGGCAAGCCTGTGCTCTGGATGGTACACCAAGGGAAAAGGGGGAAGATGCCTTTTCGTTAAGCAGAAGAGCAGGGAAATAAACACAGGTCTTTCAGTAAAGTCAGGTTCATGGGAACTCAGCATCAGAACCTTTAGGATTTCCCCCAAAGTTATTAATACAGGTAACAGGTCCTTAAAAAGCTCTCTGGCTGGAAGTCACATTAGCTTTTAAGTTACGATACAACCGTAGAGACATATTCATAACATATTCCCCCAACGCCGCCTTTCCCTGTAGCCACCACAAAAATCACCCGGACTGCAATGCAACTGGTATtaggacagggcagggagagggaagctgCCGCTGGTCAATTAATGGCTGAGATGTGCAGACAGATagaaaattttcagataaaatttagggaaaaaactATGGCTTTAAGTATTAGGATAGACTAGaaatactgagaaaattaaaatactctatttactttttaagtgcTCTTATAAGtgccatttttttcagaatataaagTCGAATATGCAATATGAAGAGCTTGATGcaattataaaattatcatatttgACACAGTTAGAAATGTGAAAGCCCacgaaaaaccaaaaaaaccaggatggggagggaaaaaaaaccctttctgttCTTAATTCTTTCCCACCTCCCTAACATTATACAGTTGATTTTGTGGGCTTAAGGAATGCCAGGCCTTCAACAACGTTAACATTTACTGGCAGGTAAAAATGTGGGGCAGAACCAGTATTTTCAGTGCTGCTCATTTTCCCTCTTCCCGACTGACAGTGATGTGAATCATCGCCCCTACCACTATACTGAGCATGGTAATATGGCAGGCCCAatactagaaataaagaaaatgcttagCACACTGAAATGTGCTTTGGAGTCAACTTTATCCAAATAATCACTTTCAAATTGAAACAAAGCCCAGAAGATGTGTTTGGACTGTTCACTATGAAATGCCTGTATGATAGGTCACGGAAGTTCCAAGGTCTGTTATTACCTTGGTTGCCACCAATAAACACTACCTGGAGCTGTGCCAACTAGGGTAAAAGTAAACGCCTgtgaactcatttaaaaaaacaacaccctATGTGTCACCTAGTTAatgggaataaatgaataagcacgGCTACCTCCAACAAAAACCAAGTTACGAAATAAGTTCTTTGCACAATGttgaaattttaagttaattagtAGCCACGATAACATACTAAAAGTCACATTAGCCATACTTTGCCATACTATATTATCCtaagagaaaggacaaatgaACATATAGCCCAAAGCAGCTCAAATAATCGATCTGATTTATAGTATAGGATAAATATATACTAGTATAGTATATATCATTTGATTTATACTATAACTCTGTTAAGTATTAAATAACATTCGTTATTCAAATTGTAAAATCACATCTGAAGTcaaatatagctttttttttttttttaaaagatttgtttatttgacagagatagagacggctagcgagagagggaacacaagcagggggagtgggagaggaagaagcaggctcatagcagaggagcccgatgtggggctcgatcccataacgccaggatcacgccctgagccgaaggcagacgcccaaccgctgtgccacccaggcgcccctgaagtcaaATATAGCtttaatgaggggcacctgggtggctcagtcagttaagcatctgccttcggctcaggtcacgatctcaggctcctgggatagagccctgtgtcaggctccttgctcagtgggacatctgcttctccctctccctctgcccctccccctgctcctactctgcctctctctctcaaatcaattaaaatacacacatatagataTAGCTTTAATGAATTTGAATAATGTAAAAAAGTAATTCTGTTAACTGAAATTCAAGTTGATTTGCCTATCAATCTCTTGGAACAATATGAAGTTTGTTTTACTCACCTCTCTAGC contains the following coding sequences:
- the HADHB gene encoding trifunctional enzyme subunit beta, mitochondrial isoform X1 produces the protein MTSILTYTFKNLPNTSKWALQFSLRPLSCSSQLRAAPAAQTKSKKTLAKPNMRNIVVVDGVRIPFLQSGTSYKDLMPHDLARAALSGLLHRTNVPKDVVDYIIFGTVIQEVKTSNVAREAALGAGFSDKTPAHTVTMACISANQAMTTGIGLIASGQSDVIVAGGVELMSDVPIRHSRKMRKMMLELNKAKTLGQRLSLFSKFRLNFLAPELPAVAEFSTSETMGHSADRLAAAFAVSRQDQDEYALRSHSLAKKAQDEGLLSDVVPFKVPGKDTVTKDNGIRPSSLEQMAKLKPAFIKPYGTVTAANSSFLTDGASAMLIMAEEKALAMGYKPKAYLRDFVYVSQDPKDQLLLGPTYATPKVLEKAGLTMNDIDAFEFHEAFSGQILANFKAMDSDWFAQNYMGRKTKVGSPPLEKFNNWGGSLSLGHPFGATGCRLVMAAANRLRKEGGQYGLVAACAAGGQGHAMIVEAYPK